A section of the Mercenaria mercenaria strain notata unplaced genomic scaffold, MADL_Memer_1 contig_4700, whole genome shotgun sequence genome encodes:
- the LOC128554080 gene encoding uncharacterized protein LOC128554080 has protein sequence MITKEEEYFLRASILLLKGGRLMSKETLYKELRKAGGNLDVLLKQHERKFKHTFVKKQREKLFPVAGVTDVETWDLAMLTTVSLRVFKRSLNDDEKNDLKSIKCMRDEMYAHTYSSSLSADEYEDIRKELQNALTSLSNGLSEKLKDDCLKIIQECTTGPISPSLKAELTKQIEDTEHSLLQAVMNKLRNQNEFLSEMKKDIMDKLNKISVTEDRSEKIIKVTDTELTLSGAVNESKDIDFVEGIITTVINKAIKKVGNENDYPRIRSVVDRFLKT, from the exons ATGATTACCAAGGAAGAGGAATATTTTCTGAGAGCCTCCATTTTGCTACTGAAAGGAGGGCGATTGATGTCAAAAGAAACTTTGTACAAAGAACTACGAAAGGCCGGGGGAAATCTTGATGTACTTCTAAAACAACACGAAAGAAAATTCAAGCACacatttgtaaagaaacagaGGGAGAAATTGTTTCCAGTTGCTGGAGTAACCGACGTAGAAACATGGGATTTAGCCATGCTTACAACGGTGTCACTGAGAGTTTTTAAAAGGTCACTTAACGACGATGagaaaaatgacttaaaatcAATAAAGTGTATGAGGGATGAGATGTACGCCCATACTTATTCTTCGTCGCTAAGTGCCGATGAATACGAAGACATCCGGAAGGAATTACAAAACGCACTCACTTCACTGTCGAATGGGTTAAGCGAAAAGCTGAAAGACGACTGTTTAAAGATCATTCAGGAATGCACAACTGGCCCTATCAGCCCATCATTAAAAGCAGAACTTACGAAACAGATAGAAGATACAGAACACTCGTTGTTGCAGGCGGTAATGAACAAATTGAGAAACCAGAACGAATTTCTTTCCGAAATGAAAAAAG ACATAATGgacaaattaaacaaaatcagTGTGACTGAAGACCGAAGTGAAAAGATTATAAAAG TTACAGATACTGAGCTAACGTTGAGTGGAGCTGTAAATGAAAGCAAGGACATAGATTTTGTTGAAGGAATCATCACAACGGTTATCAATAAAGCAATAAAGAAAGTCGGAAACGAAAATGACTACCCGAGAATTCGCAGCGTTGTTGACAGATTCTTAAAGACTTGA